The following proteins are co-located in the Phytoactinopolyspora mesophila genome:
- a CDS encoding dipeptide/oligopeptide/nickel ABC transporter permease/ATP-binding protein has protein sequence MGRRQWLNALRSPVGAVAAALLSLLAVLAVVAPIIWGDAADETNPAALSQGPSSEYLLGTDGLGRDIALRVLVATRTSLGLALASTAIAVSIGLVLGVLPAVLGRRAGRLAVAFVNLAVAFPALLLALFFAVIFGIGAKGAVLAIGIAGAPAFGRLVQTNIAAVAGRDYVSAARIAGVGRLRLIFRHLLPNVGEPLVVNAALMAGGALLAFAGLSFLGLGVQAPAYDWGRLLGEGLDRIYLNAAASLAPGVAVVVAGLAFTLFGESIAKVVGLRTEPARAGAGKMPAVPGAVDEDTGDAVLVAKGLRVGFSSASGSTYPVDGVDLTVHRGETVGIVGESGSGKSLTALAVARLAPETATVSADRLEFSGTSLLGRSDPEVGKLLGTSLAMVFQDPMTSFNPSMRIGWQLAEVTRIHEGAARREGFARAVDRLGKVRIPSPERRARQYPHEYSGGMRQRAMVGMGLMSSPKLIIADEPTTALDVTVQRQVLRLLREVQEETGAAVVLISHDIAVVSQMCERIVVMYAGRVVEELPVSRLSAAAHPYTRALLGAVPDMTSDREQPLVTISGRPPDPGARPPGCAFAPRCELADDACRRLPALAPVSAGQRAACWHPQLSSLEPAGGTSAGGKA, from the coding sequence ATGGGACGGCGGCAATGGCTGAACGCGCTGCGCAGCCCCGTCGGCGCGGTTGCGGCGGCGTTGTTGTCTCTGCTGGCGGTGCTGGCCGTGGTGGCGCCGATCATCTGGGGCGACGCGGCGGACGAGACCAACCCGGCGGCGTTGTCACAGGGGCCGTCGTCTGAGTACTTGCTGGGTACTGACGGACTCGGCCGGGACATCGCGTTGCGCGTCCTGGTGGCCACCCGGACGTCGCTGGGACTGGCGCTGGCATCCACCGCGATCGCGGTGTCGATCGGCCTGGTGCTGGGCGTGCTGCCCGCCGTGCTCGGGCGCCGAGCCGGGCGACTGGCCGTGGCGTTCGTGAACCTCGCTGTGGCTTTCCCGGCGTTGCTGCTGGCGTTGTTCTTCGCGGTCATCTTCGGCATCGGGGCCAAGGGTGCGGTGCTGGCCATCGGCATCGCGGGTGCTCCCGCGTTCGGCCGGCTCGTGCAGACGAACATCGCCGCGGTGGCCGGACGGGATTACGTCTCGGCGGCGCGTATTGCCGGTGTCGGGCGACTGCGGCTGATCTTCCGGCATCTCCTGCCGAACGTGGGCGAGCCACTCGTGGTGAACGCCGCATTGATGGCCGGCGGCGCTCTGCTGGCCTTCGCCGGGCTGTCCTTCCTCGGCCTCGGCGTGCAGGCGCCCGCCTACGACTGGGGCCGGCTGCTCGGCGAAGGCCTCGACCGGATCTACCTCAACGCAGCGGCATCACTGGCACCTGGGGTGGCCGTCGTCGTCGCCGGGCTGGCGTTCACCTTGTTCGGTGAGTCGATCGCCAAGGTGGTGGGGCTGCGGACGGAACCGGCGCGGGCGGGGGCGGGCAAAATGCCTGCGGTACCCGGAGCGGTTGACGAGGACACCGGCGACGCCGTGCTCGTAGCGAAGGGGCTCCGGGTGGGCTTCTCGTCGGCTAGTGGATCCACCTACCCCGTGGACGGTGTGGACCTCACCGTGCATCGCGGCGAGACCGTGGGAATCGTGGGTGAGTCCGGCAGCGGGAAGAGTCTCACCGCGTTGGCCGTTGCCCGCCTGGCGCCGGAGACCGCAACCGTCAGCGCCGACCGGCTCGAATTCTCGGGCACCTCGCTCTTGGGCCGCTCCGACCCCGAGGTAGGCAAGCTTCTCGGGACCTCTCTGGCCATGGTCTTCCAGGACCCGATGACGTCGTTCAACCCGTCGATGCGCATCGGCTGGCAGCTGGCCGAAGTCACCCGGATCCATGAGGGGGCAGCGCGCCGGGAGGGCTTCGCCCGGGCGGTGGACCGGCTTGGCAAGGTGCGTATTCCCAGTCCGGAGCGGCGGGCCCGGCAATACCCGCACGAGTACTCCGGCGGGATGCGCCAGCGGGCCATGGTCGGGATGGGTTTGATGAGTTCGCCCAAGCTGATCATCGCCGACGAGCCCACCACGGCGCTTGATGTCACGGTCCAGCGCCAAGTGCTCCGGTTGTTGCGGGAAGTGCAGGAGGAGACCGGCGCTGCCGTCGTGCTCATCTCGCACGACATCGCCGTCGTATCGCAGATGTGCGAGCGGATCGTCGTCATGTACGCCGGCCGCGTCGTCGAGGAGCTACCAGTGTCGCGGCTTTCGGCCGCCGCCCATCCCTATACCCGGGCGCTGCTCGGAGCAGTACCGGACATGACCAGTGACCGGGAGCAACCACTGGTGACCATCTCCGGCCGGCCCCCGGATCCCGGTGCCCGCCCGCCTGGGTGTGCTTTCGCGCCCCGGTGTGAATTGGCCGACGACGCCTGTCGCCGGCTCCCGGCGCTCGCCCCGGTGTCCGCGGGCCAGCGTGCGGCCTGCTGGCATCCGCAGCTGAGTTCGCTGGAGCCCGCCGGTGGGACCAGCGCAGGGGGTAAGGCATGA
- a CDS encoding serine hydrolase, with translation MKRRMREEDLFALEIPAQPAISPDGSTVVYVLRTADLDADENRAALWRVTAATAQPRQLTYGAADSSPTWSPDGQTIAFLRAAGGPSQVWLLAADGGEPRQLTSLPGGAGAPVWSPDGTRIAFTAAVDTWAGPGEDDDARTRRASAPIVADRLGYRSDGAGLLRGARQHVHVVDVATDQTRQLTRGDWHAGPPEWSPDGTRLAFPAAKSADADRTGVSAVYVIDVEAADPVPVRAGDYDGLAGPVTWTPDGDHLLVVGRQDVSVGHNMLLRVPLDGGPVVDLAAGLDRNVMPGGPGYPGGLPQISADGRRVVFCVQDRGCTHVYMVELTGGAPRLLVGDAGRVVSGLSVASDADRVAVIVASRDTYGEVSVVDLDAGDETVVTAHMTVELDLITPEERVFMVSDGTEVHGWLIRDPGAPAPGPLLVDVHGGPHNAWSPAPDPGHAYQQLLAARGWSVLLLNPRGSDGYGEAFFTAAVGAWGVGDQRDFLEPVEQLVTDGIADPDRLALSGYSYGGYMTCWLTAQTDRFAAAVAAGVVSDLASMAGTSDVGPLFIDLELGSLPYRDPDRLAGQSPYTYVSQVSTPTLILHGLADDRCPVGQAELWFAALRNRGVPSELVLYPEASHLFILEGRPSHRLDYSQRLVDWVTRHTVKESLMTAAPLDRDHWQHRLAELAEKYKVPGATLGIASGEHTVEVAYGVTNVDTGIEVTTDTLFQIGSITKVWTASAVMALADAGKLDLDEPVVTYLPELRLVDADVTAKVTMRHLLTHTSGIDGDFFHDTGRGDECLERYVDALSSLQHNHPLSATWSYCNAGFTLAGRVIEKLTGQVWDAAMKDLLYTPLGLDHTVTLPEDALLHRSAVGHVHQGDEAPRRAPVWGLPRSGGPAGLIASTVGDVLAFARMHLSGGLAADGTRVLAAESVASMQANEVNLPDPYTVADSWGLSWFRLDWNGTRLVGHDGNTIGQSAFLRILPEAGLAVTLLTNGGHTRDLYESLVREVFRDLAGVEMVTPLAPPADPVPVDITPYLGTYKRTLVTMDVFAGSDGPRMRMTVDQTSLGLDEEVKEYDLVPVREDLFVLRQPGAETWTPVTFYTLDDGRPYMHFGARATPKVA, from the coding sequence ATGAAACGCCGCATGAGAGAGGAGGACCTGTTCGCGCTGGAGATCCCGGCGCAGCCGGCCATCTCCCCGGACGGAAGCACCGTCGTCTACGTGCTTCGGACCGCGGACCTGGACGCCGACGAGAACCGGGCGGCACTGTGGCGGGTCACCGCCGCCACGGCCCAGCCGCGGCAGCTGACGTACGGAGCAGCGGATTCGTCGCCCACGTGGTCGCCGGACGGCCAGACCATCGCGTTCCTGCGGGCCGCCGGTGGCCCCTCGCAGGTCTGGTTGCTGGCGGCTGACGGCGGCGAGCCACGGCAGCTGACCAGCCTGCCCGGCGGCGCCGGTGCCCCGGTATGGAGCCCGGACGGCACCAGGATCGCTTTCACCGCAGCCGTCGACACCTGGGCGGGACCCGGCGAGGACGACGACGCGCGGACTCGGCGTGCTTCGGCGCCGATAGTCGCTGACCGCCTGGGTTATCGCAGTGACGGTGCCGGGCTGCTCCGCGGAGCCCGGCAGCACGTGCACGTCGTCGATGTCGCAACGGACCAGACCCGGCAGCTCACCCGGGGTGACTGGCACGCGGGCCCGCCCGAGTGGTCGCCGGACGGAACACGGCTGGCGTTTCCGGCCGCGAAGAGTGCCGACGCCGATCGCACCGGGGTGTCCGCCGTGTACGTGATCGACGTTGAGGCGGCGGACCCGGTTCCGGTACGGGCGGGGGACTACGACGGTCTGGCCGGCCCGGTGACGTGGACACCCGATGGTGATCACCTGCTCGTGGTCGGCCGCCAGGATGTGAGCGTGGGGCACAACATGCTGTTGCGCGTGCCACTGGACGGCGGCCCCGTCGTCGACCTGGCAGCCGGCCTGGACCGCAACGTGATGCCGGGTGGGCCCGGCTACCCCGGCGGGTTGCCGCAGATCAGTGCCGACGGGCGCAGGGTGGTCTTCTGTGTGCAGGATCGGGGCTGTACCCACGTCTACATGGTCGAGCTGACCGGCGGCGCGCCGCGGTTGCTCGTCGGCGACGCCGGCCGGGTCGTGTCCGGTCTCTCCGTGGCGTCGGATGCTGACCGGGTAGCGGTCATCGTGGCATCCCGGGACACGTACGGCGAGGTGTCCGTCGTCGACTTGGACGCCGGTGACGAAACAGTGGTCACGGCGCACATGACCGTTGAACTAGACCTGATCACGCCCGAGGAGCGGGTGTTCATGGTCTCCGACGGCACCGAGGTGCACGGGTGGCTGATCCGTGATCCCGGCGCGCCGGCGCCGGGACCGTTGCTGGTGGACGTCCACGGTGGCCCGCACAACGCATGGAGCCCGGCGCCGGATCCGGGGCATGCCTACCAACAACTGCTGGCCGCCAGGGGGTGGTCGGTGCTGCTGCTGAATCCGAGGGGGAGCGACGGATACGGCGAAGCGTTCTTCACCGCCGCGGTCGGGGCCTGGGGTGTCGGCGATCAGCGGGACTTCCTCGAACCTGTCGAGCAACTCGTCACCGATGGAATCGCCGATCCGGACCGGCTGGCGCTGTCCGGATACAGCTACGGCGGCTACATGACGTGCTGGCTCACCGCCCAGACCGATCGATTCGCCGCCGCGGTAGCCGCCGGGGTGGTCTCCGACCTGGCCAGCATGGCGGGCACGTCTGACGTCGGCCCGCTGTTCATCGACCTCGAACTGGGCTCGCTGCCGTATCGCGATCCCGACCGGCTCGCCGGGCAATCGCCCTACACCTACGTGTCCCAGGTCAGCACCCCGACGTTGATCCTGCATGGACTCGCTGACGATCGCTGTCCGGTCGGGCAGGCCGAGCTGTGGTTCGCGGCGCTGCGCAACCGCGGTGTGCCGTCCGAGCTGGTGCTCTACCCCGAAGCGTCGCACCTGTTCATCCTCGAAGGCCGCCCGTCTCACCGTCTCGACTATTCCCAGCGACTCGTCGACTGGGTCACCCGTCATACCGTGAAGGAGAGTCTGATGACCGCTGCCCCTCTCGACCGCGACCACTGGCAGCACCGGCTCGCCGAACTCGCGGAGAAGTACAAGGTCCCCGGTGCGACCCTGGGGATCGCCAGCGGTGAGCACACGGTGGAGGTGGCCTATGGGGTCACCAACGTCGACACGGGTATCGAGGTCACCACCGACACGCTGTTCCAGATCGGCTCGATCACGAAGGTCTGGACGGCGTCAGCCGTCATGGCGCTGGCAGACGCCGGGAAGCTGGATCTCGACGAACCCGTGGTGACGTACCTGCCTGAACTGCGACTGGTGGATGCCGACGTGACCGCGAAGGTCACCATGCGGCATCTGCTGACCCACACCAGCGGGATCGACGGTGACTTCTTCCACGACACCGGACGGGGTGACGAATGCCTGGAACGCTACGTAGACGCGCTCAGCAGCCTTCAGCACAACCATCCGCTCAGTGCTACCTGGTCCTACTGCAACGCTGGCTTCACCCTTGCCGGCCGGGTGATCGAGAAGCTCACCGGGCAGGTCTGGGACGCGGCGATGAAAGACCTGCTGTACACGCCGCTAGGCCTCGACCACACCGTGACGCTGCCCGAGGATGCCCTGTTGCACCGAAGCGCCGTAGGACACGTGCACCAAGGGGATGAGGCGCCTAGGCGGGCGCCAGTATGGGGTCTGCCGCGCTCGGGTGGACCCGCCGGGCTCATCGCCTCCACCGTGGGCGATGTGCTTGCCTTCGCCCGGATGCACTTGTCGGGCGGTCTGGCTGCCGACGGGACCCGGGTCCTGGCGGCGGAATCGGTCGCATCGATGCAGGCCAACGAAGTCAACCTGCCTGATCCGTACACAGTGGCCGACTCCTGGGGCTTGAGCTGGTTCCGGCTCGATTGGAACGGCACCCGGCTGGTCGGTCACGACGGCAACACGATCGGGCAGTCGGCGTTCCTGCGCATCCTTCCCGAAGCCGGGCTGGCGGTGACGCTACTCACCAACGGCGGCCATACCCGCGACCTGTATGAGTCGCTGGTGCGTGAGGTTTTCCGGGACCTCGCCGGGGTGGAGATGGTCACACCGCTGGCGCCTCCGGCGGACCCCGTGCCGGTGGACATCACGCCGTACTTGGGCACCTACAAGCGCACGCTGGTGACCATGGACGTCTTCGCCGGCTCGGATGGTCCGCGGATGCGCATGACGGTTGACCAGACCTCCCTCGGTCTCGACGAGGAGGTCAAGGAGTACGACCTGGTGCCGGTGCGCGAGGACCTGTTCGTGCTGCGTCAGCCCGGCGCCGAAACGTGGACGCCGGTGACCTTCTACACGCTCGACGACGGCCGGCCCTACATGCATTTCGGTGCGCGCGCTACGCCGAAGGTCGCCTGA
- a CDS encoding ABC transporter ATP-binding protein, with protein sequence MRELEFRDLTVRFGTGPAAVTAVDGVSLKVPAGSIVGLVGESGSGKSTLAKAAVGLAPMAGGQVLLDGAVLDRSRTRRKLQMVFQDPYSSLDPRMTIGDSIAEAIPERRSRKERRAELARLLELVDLDPARASSLPSGLSGGQRQRVALARALAAEPEVILADEITSALDVSVQGAVLNLVRDLQRRLGLSILFISHNLAVVRYVSDIIAVMYLGRIVEAGPASDVLNAPRHPYTRTLLDAAPRIGTSLDDAVPADNAALDQDPPSPHEPPPGCAFHRRCPYGPLILPSRTICADEDPHTGAQMRPHRAACHFAGQDILATHLEAP encoded by the coding sequence ATGAGAGAGCTGGAATTCCGCGACCTGACCGTGCGCTTCGGAACCGGACCGGCCGCCGTGACGGCCGTCGACGGCGTCAGCCTCAAAGTGCCAGCCGGGTCCATCGTGGGCCTGGTGGGTGAATCGGGCTCCGGAAAATCGACCCTGGCCAAAGCCGCTGTCGGCCTGGCGCCCATGGCCGGCGGGCAGGTCCTGCTCGATGGCGCCGTCTTGGACCGCTCCCGCACCAGGCGGAAGCTGCAGATGGTCTTCCAAGATCCGTACTCCTCGCTCGACCCCAGGATGACCATCGGTGACTCCATAGCGGAGGCGATCCCGGAGCGGCGCAGCCGCAAGGAGCGGCGCGCCGAGCTCGCCAGACTCCTCGAGCTGGTCGATCTCGATCCGGCACGGGCGTCCTCTCTTCCCTCGGGACTCTCGGGTGGCCAGCGCCAGCGGGTGGCGCTGGCCCGGGCACTGGCCGCCGAGCCGGAGGTGATCCTGGCCGACGAGATCACCTCGGCGCTCGATGTCTCCGTCCAGGGAGCCGTACTCAACCTGGTCCGTGATCTGCAGCGTCGGCTCGGCCTGAGCATCCTGTTCATCTCGCACAACCTGGCGGTGGTGCGTTATGTCAGCGACATCATCGCGGTGATGTACCTCGGCCGCATCGTGGAGGCCGGTCCGGCCAGCGACGTGCTCAACGCGCCGCGACACCCTTACACCAGAACGCTACTGGACGCCGCGCCCCGGATCGGCACGTCGCTCGACGACGCCGTGCCGGCCGACAACGCCGCACTCGATCAAGATCCACCGTCGCCCCACGAACCGCCGCCGGGCTGTGCGTTCCACCGCCGGTGCCCGTACGGACCGTTGATTCTTCCGTCGCGCACGATCTGCGCTGACGAAGACCCACACACCGGTGCGCAGATGCGTCCGCACCGCGCCGCGTGTCACTTCGCCGGGCAAGACATCCTGGCCACACACCTGGAGGCACCATGA
- a CDS encoding N-acyl-D-amino-acid deacylase family protein, with translation MTDRLVLRGGTVFDGLGTPGRRGDVLVEGGKVRDIGAVEAAGAREIDCDGLYVTPGFIDAHSHSDLVPGMDEPQPFKLFQGVTTEIAGNCGFSFAPLTPDSAVVVREMFGELAGGVEVPVGSFAEFLDTAQRDGPTNHMAYLVGHHTLRLSANGADEELRPGAVETMRDLAAEAFEAGAVGFSTGLIYPPGCFADRAEVEQIARVAGVYGRIYATHMRDEGRFLEDAIDEAVAIAQAGGIRLQISHCKAAGLPAHGKARALLERIERARLDGVDVVGDQYPYLAGGTVMLALLPNAAAAGGGGAMKARLSDPLQRAQLRKAAERGNPGDGMWASTEAAKVIVTTHADTAVVGRTLAEVAGPADPFDTLCDLLVADPAAAIVLEMMVEDDVREIMTSPLVGVGSDNGPPVGLQHPRTYGCFPWLLGTYVRDEKVLSWEEAIRKATSLIARQFGLAGRGVLLPGCHADITVFDPARIGHRGSYVQPDITPDGIQAVLLEGTPVVVDGEFSGNRAGRVLKG, from the coding sequence ATGACAGACCGGCTGGTTTTGCGTGGCGGCACTGTGTTCGACGGCCTGGGTACACCCGGACGCCGCGGCGACGTTCTCGTCGAGGGCGGCAAGGTGCGCGACATCGGTGCTGTCGAAGCCGCCGGCGCCAGGGAGATCGACTGCGACGGACTGTACGTCACGCCGGGGTTCATCGACGCGCACTCGCACAGCGACCTGGTGCCGGGTATGGACGAGCCTCAGCCGTTCAAGCTGTTCCAGGGGGTGACCACAGAGATCGCCGGCAACTGTGGGTTCAGTTTCGCTCCGCTGACCCCTGACTCGGCGGTGGTGGTGCGCGAGATGTTCGGAGAGCTGGCCGGGGGCGTCGAGGTGCCGGTCGGCTCGTTCGCCGAGTTCCTGGACACAGCCCAGCGCGACGGGCCGACCAATCACATGGCGTACCTGGTGGGACACCACACGTTGCGGTTGAGTGCTAACGGCGCCGATGAGGAGCTCCGCCCGGGCGCCGTCGAGACGATGCGCGATCTGGCCGCGGAGGCCTTCGAGGCCGGCGCCGTCGGCTTCTCAACGGGGCTGATCTACCCGCCGGGGTGTTTTGCCGACCGCGCCGAAGTGGAACAGATCGCGCGGGTCGCGGGTGTGTACGGCCGGATCTACGCCACGCACATGCGTGACGAGGGACGCTTTCTCGAAGACGCGATCGACGAAGCCGTGGCCATCGCCCAGGCCGGTGGCATCCGGCTGCAGATCTCGCATTGCAAGGCGGCGGGGCTGCCGGCACATGGCAAGGCCAGGGCGTTGCTGGAGCGAATCGAGCGCGCCCGGCTCGATGGCGTCGATGTGGTCGGCGATCAGTACCCGTACCTGGCCGGCGGCACGGTGATGCTGGCCCTCCTGCCGAACGCCGCCGCGGCGGGCGGGGGCGGCGCGATGAAAGCCCGGCTGTCCGATCCGCTCCAACGTGCTCAACTGCGGAAAGCCGCTGAGCGAGGCAACCCCGGCGACGGCATGTGGGCCAGCACCGAAGCGGCGAAAGTCATCGTCACCACCCACGCTGACACCGCCGTAGTGGGACGCACCCTTGCCGAGGTTGCCGGCCCGGCGGACCCGTTCGATACCTTGTGTGACCTGCTGGTTGCCGATCCCGCGGCGGCCATCGTGCTCGAGATGATGGTGGAGGACGACGTCCGGGAGATCATGACCAGCCCACTGGTCGGTGTCGGGTCCGACAACGGTCCGCCGGTCGGGCTGCAGCATCCCCGTACCTACGGGTGCTTCCCCTGGCTGCTCGGCACCTACGTACGGGACGAGAAGGTCCTGAGCTGGGAAGAGGCGATACGGAAGGCGACGTCGCTGATCGCACGCCAGTTCGGGCTCGCCGGGCGTGGCGTCCTGTTGCCCGGTTGCCACGCTGACATCACCGTTTTCGATCCGGCACGGATCGGTCACCGTGGCTCGTATGTCCAGCCGGACATCACTCCGGACGGCATTCAAGCCGTACTTCTCGAGGGAACCCCGGTAGTGGTCGACGGCGAGTTCAGCGGTAACCGGGCCGGCCGGGTGCTGAAGGGCTGA
- a CDS encoding ABC transporter substrate-binding protein, with protein MRMGPTIAVAGSAMLFRVACGPGGDDGSAESDEARNTTFTTSIPADPGDLHPHMTTLAATRGVAAYMYDKLVYFSMDGEQLPWLAESWEVEPDTVTYTIRAGVTCSDGSPLTASDVAANFEFIVDPDNGSPVRGVLVPAEMNISADDESRTVTLSIDEPDPFLFHSTGELFIACRAGLDDPDLLTAGGVGSGMYELTEAVPDDRYILRRRDEFSWGPGEISAADEGTVETITLRVIENESTAVNLFLSGELDAVTATGADRQRLEEEYEQVAARGTVGELFFNQADGRPGADPEVRAALAQALDYSELTAVITGGFGERSRAVAAIDPVACDYDAVDGNLPAADPAAADAALDAAGWELDASGVRAKDGQRLSIELVYNSTRGDTTASAAELIAQKWGDVGAGVTPRGMPPTEYNEVIFSTGAWDAALLPINVRLPSQLVPFFSGTVPPDGVNLAHLENDAYESAVAEAMTLPGEQSCELWRQAEQALFDAHDVLLFADETIPTFLQGVTLERGSDGIVAPTIRVVP; from the coding sequence ATGCGTATGGGTCCAACCATCGCGGTAGCCGGATCGGCCATGTTGTTTCGCGTAGCGTGTGGACCGGGCGGCGACGACGGCAGCGCCGAGTCGGATGAGGCCCGGAACACGACGTTCACCACGTCGATCCCGGCCGATCCCGGTGATCTGCATCCGCACATGACCACGCTGGCCGCGACCCGTGGGGTGGCGGCATACATGTATGACAAGCTGGTCTACTTCTCCATGGACGGTGAACAACTGCCCTGGCTGGCCGAGTCGTGGGAAGTCGAGCCGGACACTGTTACCTACACCATTCGGGCGGGCGTGACCTGCTCGGATGGTTCGCCCCTGACGGCGAGCGACGTAGCGGCCAACTTCGAGTTCATCGTCGATCCGGACAACGGTTCACCGGTGCGCGGGGTTCTGGTCCCGGCCGAGATGAACATCTCCGCCGACGACGAATCCAGGACGGTGACGCTGAGCATCGATGAGCCGGACCCGTTCCTCTTCCACAGCACCGGAGAGTTGTTCATCGCCTGCCGGGCCGGACTCGACGATCCCGATCTACTCACGGCCGGCGGGGTCGGCTCCGGCATGTACGAGCTCACCGAAGCGGTGCCGGACGACCGCTACATCCTCCGGCGCCGGGACGAGTTCAGCTGGGGTCCTGGCGAGATCTCGGCGGCAGACGAGGGGACGGTGGAGACCATCACCCTGCGCGTCATCGAGAACGAGTCGACCGCGGTCAACCTCTTCCTCTCCGGTGAGCTGGACGCGGTCACCGCTACCGGCGCCGACCGGCAGCGGCTCGAGGAGGAATACGAACAGGTAGCGGCCCGGGGCACGGTGGGTGAGCTGTTCTTCAATCAGGCCGACGGGCGTCCCGGCGCCGATCCAGAGGTGCGGGCCGCCCTGGCACAGGCGCTTGACTACTCGGAGCTCACGGCGGTGATCACCGGGGGATTTGGTGAGCGGTCGCGAGCTGTCGCCGCGATCGACCCGGTGGCCTGCGACTACGACGCGGTGGATGGCAACCTGCCGGCAGCCGATCCGGCCGCCGCGGACGCCGCGCTCGACGCGGCGGGCTGGGAGCTGGACGCGAGCGGTGTGCGGGCCAAGGACGGGCAGCGCCTGTCCATCGAACTGGTCTACAACAGCACGCGTGGCGACACGACGGCGTCGGCAGCCGAGCTGATCGCCCAGAAATGGGGCGACGTCGGGGCGGGTGTCACCCCGAGGGGGATGCCGCCGACCGAGTACAACGAGGTCATCTTCAGCACCGGAGCGTGGGACGCTGCGCTGCTGCCGATCAACGTACGGTTGCCGAGCCAGCTCGTTCCGTTCTTCTCGGGCACGGTGCCGCCCGACGGGGTGAACCTTGCCCACCTGGAGAACGACGCCTACGAATCCGCGGTGGCCGAGGCGATGACGCTGCCGGGCGAGCAGAGCTGTGAGCTGTGGCGGCAAGCCGAACAGGCCCTGTTCGACGCACACGACGTCCTGCTCTTCGCCGACGAGACGATTCCGACCTTCCTGCAGGGGGTCACGCTGGAGCGGGGTTCGGACGGGATCGTGGCGCCGACCATCCGCGTGGTGCCATGA
- a CDS encoding ABC transporter permease, translated as MTASPAVSVVTARRPFTRVRNPWVLFLTRRVLRLLVSLALLVTLAFLMIHLVPGDPVRGALGLTAPAELVEARREALGLNDPLVVQYWTYVTSLFSGDLGISMTSGIPVYDTIAQRLPASASLGLMAFVVIMMLSIPLGLFMAVLTRGGRRRGVELGFTSTSATLAAIPEFLLAVGLIFVFGVTLGWLPVAGRGGPVSYVLPVIALSVGPALVMARIVRVEALAVLEQDFVRTARAKRLPRWRVYFRHAFPNALTSTLTISGLLLSSMVVGTVLVENVFAWPGMGMTIVQSILAKDYPLVQGAVLVYGGTVLLVNLVVDLMLAVVDPRSTIREA; from the coding sequence ATGACCGCCTCGCCCGCGGTATCGGTAGTCACGGCGCGCAGACCGTTCACGCGGGTACGCAACCCGTGGGTGCTGTTCCTGACTCGCCGGGTGCTCAGGCTGCTCGTGTCGCTCGCTCTCTTGGTGACCCTCGCGTTCTTGATGATCCACCTGGTGCCGGGGGACCCAGTGCGCGGAGCCCTGGGGCTGACCGCACCGGCGGAGCTGGTCGAGGCCCGGCGGGAGGCACTGGGCCTGAACGACCCGCTCGTCGTGCAGTACTGGACCTACGTGACGTCGCTGTTCAGCGGCGACCTCGGAATATCGATGACCTCTGGGATCCCGGTGTACGACACGATCGCCCAGCGGTTGCCGGCGTCGGCCTCGCTCGGGCTGATGGCGTTCGTCGTCATCATGATGCTATCGATTCCGCTGGGCCTGTTCATGGCCGTGTTGACCAGGGGCGGGCGGCGACGCGGTGTCGAGCTGGGCTTCACCTCGACCAGCGCGACCCTGGCGGCGATCCCGGAGTTCCTTCTCGCGGTGGGGTTGATCTTCGTCTTCGGGGTCACCCTTGGCTGGCTGCCGGTGGCCGGGCGTGGGGGACCGGTCAGCTACGTGCTGCCAGTCATCGCACTGTCGGTGGGGCCGGCGCTGGTCATGGCCCGCATCGTGCGTGTTGAGGCGCTCGCGGTGCTGGAACAAGACTTCGTCCGGACCGCGCGGGCCAAGCGGCTGCCCCGATGGCGGGTCTACTTCCGGCACGCGTTCCCGAACGCCTTGACGTCCACGCTGACCATTAGCGGCCTACTGCTCAGCTCGATGGTGGTGGGGACGGTGCTGGTCGAGAACGTCTTCGCGTGGCCAGGGATGGGAATGACCATCGTGCAGTCGATCCTGGCCAAGGACTACCCGCTGGTCCAGGGCGCCGTGCTCGTGTATGGCGGGACCGTGCTGCTGGTCAACCTCGTTGTCGACCTCATGCTGGCCGTCGTCGATCCGCGTTCGACGATCAGGGAGGCGTGA